The window GAGGACACCCCCGCCGCGACCCCGGCCTGCGCCGCCGGCAGGGCCTCGGCCCCGGCGGTGACGATCGCGGACGTCGACAGCCCGAGCCCGACCCCGGCCAGACCGAGCAGGACCGCGGTGAGTACGACGTTCTCGTGCAGGTCGAGCGGCACCATGCCGCCCATCGCGAGCGCGAGCAGGACGCAGCCCCCCATCGCCGGGGCGCGCCGGCCGTAGCGGTCCGCGAGGCGGCCGCCGATCGGGCTGAAGACGCCGGAGCCGACGAGCATCGGCGCGAGGATCACGCCCGCGCCCGCGCTGGAGGTGTGCCCTTCGATGAGCAGCGGCACGGCCAGCAGCACCAGGTACATCGCCAGGTTCGAGGCGCCGATCGCCAGCCCGGCCGCGGCGACGGCCCGCACGCGGAGCACGCCGAGGTCGAGGACGGGCTGCGGGTGCGCTCGCTCCTGGCGGGCGAACAGGAACGCGAACACGGTGGCCGCGGCCCCCAGGCCGACGAGCAGGGTCGCGGGGCGGTCGGTCGAGAGCTGGTTGACCAGGACCGCGGACAGCGACAGCGTCCCGAGCAGGAGCACCGAGCCGAGGATGTCGAAGCGCGAGCGGGACCTCGCGGGTTCGGCCGCCTCCCCCGCCGGCAGCCAGCGCAGCACCGTGATCAGCGCGAGCGCCACGAGCGGCAGGACGGCGAGGAACGTGCCGCGCCACCCGGCGGCGGCGACCGCGACGCCACCGACCGGAGGCCCGGCCGCGGCGGAGAGCGTCGCGGAGGCGCCGATCAGGCCGAAGGCCCGACCGCGTCGCTCGGCCGGCAGCACGGTGCGCACCGTTGCGGCCGCGTTGACCAGCGCGAGCGCGCCGCACACGGCCTGGATGCACCGGGCCGCGACGGCGATCTCGAACGTGGGCGCGGCCGCGCCGAGGATCGAGGCCGCGCCGAAGCCGACGATCCCGAACACGACCAGGCGGTGCCGGCCCAGGCGGTCGCCCAGACTCCCCGCGACCGGTTGGCCGGCGGCGGTCACGACGAGGTAGGAGCTGACCAGCCACACCGCCGCCGCCACGGACAGCCCGAAGTCCTCGCGGACGTCCGGCAGCGCGACCGCGATCATCGTCGAGCTGATCGGCACGAGCGTGGTGGTCAGGCAGGCGGCCGCGAGCAGCCGCCGCTCGACCGGGGACATCACCAGGTTCGCCTCACCCGGTGCCTGGCCCGGTACCCCGCTCGTGCCGAGAGCATCACAGCAGCGTGACCGTGCCCGCGTCGCCGTCGATGCGCACGCGCGCCCCGTCGGGGATCGAGAGCGTCGCGATCGCGCAGCCCACGACCGCGGGCAGCGCGAACTCCCGCGCCACGATCGCGGCGTGGGAGAGCAGGCCACCGCGGTCGGTGACCAGACCCGCGAGCATCGGCAGCACGAGGTTGAACGCCGGGCCGGTGGAGGTCGTGACGAGGACGTCGCCCGGCTCGATGCGGTCGAGGTCGTCGGCGCCGCGCAGCACCTTCGCGATGCCCTCGCGCACCCCGCCGCCCACGGGCATCCCACGCACGACGCCGTCCTCGACCGCCGCGGTCGGGCCCACGTCGCCGAGCACGGCGTCGATGGCGAAGCCGAACGCGACGTGGATGCGCGCGGCCGCCGGCGGCAGCCACTCGGCCGGCAGCGGCGGGCCGGGGACCTCGCCGAAGATCGGCGGCAGCTCGCGGTAGTCCGCGCTCAGCCGCCAGAACACCCGGCGGGCGACCTCGGCGGGGTCGGGACCTACGCCGTCGCGCAGCAGGGCCGCCGCCTCGTCGTAGTCGAGGTCGACGGCGTGGTCCGGGGCGTCGAGCAACTGACGCTGCACCAGCCGGCGGCCCACCTCGAGCAGGGCGCGGCGGGTGACGGCGCCGACGGCCCGGTCGCCGTGGACGGCCCGCTCGTCCCGCATCCGGTACAGGAGGCGGGCCTCGGTCAGCAGGTCGTCGAACTCGGCCCGGTGCTCCGGCGGGACGGCCTCGCGGATCGCGGCGCAGGCAGCCTGGGCCGCGGTCTGCGCCGGGTCGACCGCGGGGGCGGCGAGCGCGGCGCGCAGCCGGCTGACCATCAGCTCGGGCTCCTCGATCGTGCACGGCATACCGATCGAGTCCTCGCCCTCGATCGCGAGGAAGCGGACGACGCGTTCGTAGGCGGCGAAGGCGGCGCCGACCGCCCCGCCCCAGCCGGCCAGGGCGTCGATGATCTCGGCCGGGTCGCGCTCGGCGGTGGCGAGCGCCTGCGCGCCCGGGTCGGTGCGGACCGCCGCGGCCAGGGCCGCCAGTTCCGGCCCGCCGCCCGAGGAGACCGGGCTGGTCCCGGCCAGCGCCATCAGCAGGTCGGAGGGCGAGCAGCCGGTCCAGCCCAGCGCGTGGACGACGTAGTCGCCGACCGGGAGCAGGGCCGCGCCGTTGTACCGGTGATGGACGTACCAGCCCTCGATCACCTCGTCCCGGCAGATCGCGAGGTGCTCGAGCAGCTCCTCGTCGCTCAGGCTCGCGAGGTCGACCGCGTCGAGCGCGTCGCGGCGGGCGGCCCGGGCCGGCTTCTCCAGGGTGTCCCACCGCTCGAGGTCCTCGCGCCAGCGCCGCGTCGCCCACACGAGGTCGGCGGTCGCGAGCCGCTCCTGGTGGGGCGGCGAGCCCGCGAGGATCTGGTCGAAGATCTCCTTCGGCGGGTGGTTCACCGCCTCCGGCGGGGCGCCGAGGACGCGCAGTTGGTTGTAGATGAAGCCCCGGATGACGGCCACGTCCATGTGGTCGAGCAGGACGCCGTACCGGGCGAACGTCTCCCCGAAGCCGCGCTGGAACCCCGAGCGGAACAGCGGCGCGGCGAACCGGCACACGGGACGGGGACAGTGGCTGGCGTCGAGGACCCAGGTCCCGCTGCCCGGCGCAGCGATCTGGTCGTGGCTGATGGCGGTGACGACACGCTCTTCGACGAGCTCGCTCATGGCTGCCTCGAGGGTCGAGGGTGGGCCCGCGGGGACAGGACGTGACCGGCGGGTGAAGCACGGGTGAACGCGGGTCGAAACTAAGGCACAACGGCCGTCTTGAGAATCGCGGAAGATCCTCCGGCCGCGATTGACAACGCTCCGTCGTCGCCAGCGACAATCGCCCGTATGGCCGACGTCGTGCCGCTGCGCCGTCCCTCGCGCCCCGCGTTCGGACCGCCCGCCGCCTCGTTCTCCGACGTCGCCGACCCCGCCCAGGCCCTCAGCGTGGCCTGGTCCGCCGACGCCCGGACCGTGCGCCTGGGCATCGGCGCGACCGAGGGTCCGTTCGCCGCGCTCGTCCTCGATGCCGACGACGTGCTCGACCTGGTCCGCGCCCTCGTCGACGGCCTGCCGGCCCCCGGGGCCACGCCCCGGCCGCCGGCGCCGGTCCTGCCGCTGGTTCCGCGCGAGGACTGACCTCGCGAGCCCTCGCGGCCCGTCCGTCACAACAGAACCAGAAGTTTACTTCCGGTCATGTTTGTCCCTCAGGCATTGCCGGACAAAACGGACATCAGAAACGATCACGGTGCACAGGCACCACAGACGCATCGGGGGGGCTTCCGATCGCGTCGGGGTTCGCCGCGTGCCCGAGTCCACGAGTAGTGAGAAGGCGGTTGGCGATGGGGAACTTCGGGGGGATCCGGTTCGGCCGGAGAGTCCTACGTCGGTGGTGGGTGGTCGCGGTCCTGATCGCGCTCGGGGCCGGACTGGCGGTCGCGACGGCGCCGTCCGCGGCCGAGCGTCTGCGGTCCTCGCCCGGCAGCGCGTCGACCGAGCTCGTCTTCTCCCCCGACGCCACGACCGCGTCGACCTCGCAGGCCCGGCAGCAGCTCGAGCTCGCTTCGCGGGTGGCCGCGCAGCCCGAGGTGGCCGACGCGGCCGCGGAGCGCAACATGCTCCTGCGCTCGGACCTGTTCTCCGACACGGTCACCGTCGCGCTCGACGAGGAGGCCGGCTCGATCGTCGTCACCGCGACGACCGGCGACGACTCGCCGGCCGCCGTCGAGGTGGCCGCCGCGTACGCCCAGGCCGCCGCGGACTACATCGCCGCCACCACCGGGATCTCGCTGCGCCCGATCGGCACCCCGGTCGCGGCGCCGCGGACGACCGAGCGCATCCCGTCCGACCCGTACGAGCGCGGGGCGCTCGGCGCCCTCGCCGGCCTGGTGCTCGGCGTCCTGCTCGCGGGCACGATCGCGCCCGGCCGCGACGGGCGGCTGCACGACCGACGTTCGCTCGAGCGGGCGTACCGCAGCTCCGTGCTCATCGAGATCCCCCGCACCCGGGCCCGGGCGCGCTACGCGGGCTACGTCGCGTTCCTGGCCCGCCCCACCGGCACGGTCGCCGAGGCCTACCGCGTGCTGCGCTGCGCGGTGCTGAACCGCGGCAAGCAGGGCGAGGCCGCTCCCCGCGTCATCGCGGTGACGTCGCCGAACCGCGGCGACGGGCGCTCCAGCGTCGCGCGCAACCTGGCGGCGGCGCTGGCCGAGTCGGGCCGGCGCGTGCTGCTCGTCGACTGCGACTTCGGGCACCCCACCGCCCACTACGGCGTGGGCATCCAGCCCAACACCGGCCTGTCGGACCTGCTCGCCGCCGCCGACCCCGGCGCGCGGCTCGCGGAGGTCGTGCAGCAGACCGAGACCCCCGGGGTGCTCGTCCTCTCGATCGGGACGCGCGGCGGCCGTGAGCCCGGCCAGCTGGCCAGCGCGCTGCCGCAGGTGCTGACGGTGGCGCGGCGGCTCGTGGACGTCATCGTTCTCGACTCCGAACCGCTGGCCTGCGCCGGCGACGCGCTCGACGCGCTGGAGATCGCCGACGCGGTGCTGATCGTGGCCAAGGCGGGCCGGACCCACCGCGGCGCCGCCAAGCAGACCGCCGACCTGCTCGAGCGCTGCGGGACCGTGGACAAGGTCGCCGGGCTGGTGCTGATCGGCACCTCCCGCGAGACCGAGGTCCGCACCCCGTACCTGATCACCCGGCCCGCCGCCGAGTACGACAACGGCACGACGGCCGTCCCGGCGTGGGACGACTCCCCCGCCGAGCTGGTGGGCGGCCGCTCCTGACCAACGGCGCCGCACTGGTTGACAAAGGGTGTCACCCCTTCTCGACACCCCCGTCGATAAAGGGTGTCACCCCTTCTCGACACCCCCGTCGATAAAGGGTGTCACCCCTTCTCGACACCCCCGTCGATAAGGGGTGTCACCCCTTGTCGACGGGGTCGGGACTCAGGGGCGGGCGCGGCGCTGCAGGTCCGCCCAAAGCCGATCCACCTGCGTCTCGAGGTGCGCGCGGTCCGCGGAGTTGTCGAGGACGACGTCGGCGATCGCGAGCCGTTCCTCCCTCGACGCCTGGGCCGCGATGCGAGCCCGGGCGTCCTCCTCGGTCATCCCGCGCCAGGCGACGAGGCGCTGCACCGCGACCTCGGGGTCGACGTCGACGACCACGACGAGGTCGAAGTTCCCGCGCCCGGCGGTCTCGGCCAGCAGCGGGATCGCCTGCACGACGATCGACCCGGGCGGCGCGCCCTCGGTGAGCTCCTTCGACCGGGCCCGCACGAGCGGGTGCACGATGCCGTTCAGGCGGGCGCGGGCGTCCGGGTCGGCGAACGCGATGGCGGCCAGCCGGGGCCGGTCGAGCGCCCCGTCCGCGGCGAGGATCTCGGGGCCGAACGCCTCCACCAGTGCGGCCAGCCCCGGCGTTCCGGGTTCGACGACCTCCCGCGCGATCACGTCGGCGTCGACGATCACCGCGCCCTTCGCCTCGAGCAGGTCGGTGACGGTCGTCTTCCCGGAGCCGATGCCCCCGGTCACGGCAATGAGCACGCCGCGCATCCTCTCAGAGCGGCTGTGTCGTCGGACGCGGGCGTCCGGACACGCAGGAAGGCCCCGCCCGGCGAACCGGACGGGGCCTTGCTGACGCTACGTCAGCCGTTCAACAAAGGGTGACACCCCTTGTTTCACGAACGGCCGGTGAGCTTCTCGCGGAGGGCGGCGAGCGCCTCGTCGGAGGCGAGGGTGCCGCCGTCGGTGTCGGACGAGCCCTCCGAGGAGTAGGTCGACGGAGCCGCAGCGGCAGCGCCGGCCTCGGCGTCGGCCTCGGCGGCCGCACGCATCTGCTTGCGGTGCGCCTCGAAGCGCTCGCGGGCAGCGGCGTACTGCGCCTCCCACTTCTCGCGGGCCGCCTCGTGGCCCGGGAGCCACTCGTTGGTCTCCGGGTCGAAGCCCTCGGGGTAGACGTAGTTGCCCTGCTCGTCGTACTCGGCCGGCATGCCGTACTGCGCCGGGTCGAAGTGCTCGTCGTCGCCGATCGCGCCGGCGTTCTCGTTCGCCTGCTTCAGCGAGAGCGAGATGCGGCGACGCTCGAGGTCGATGTCGATGACCTTGACGAAGATCTCGTCGCCGACCTGGACGACCTGCTCCGGGATCTCGACGTGGCGCTCGGCCAGCTCGGAGATGTGGACCAGACCCTCGATGCCCTCGTCCACGCGGACGAACGCACCGAACGGAACGAGCTTGGTGACGCGACCCGGAACGACCTGGCCGATCGCGTGAGTGCGCGCGAACTGCTGCCACGGGTCTTCCTGGGTCGCCTTCAGCGACAGGGAGACGCGCTCGCGGTCCATGTCGACGTCGAGGACCTCGACCGTGACCTCCTGGCCGACCTCGACGACCTCGGACGGGTGGTCGATGTGCTTCCAGGACAGCTCGGAGACGTGCACCAGACCGTCGACGCCACCGAGGTCGACGAACGCACCGAAGTTGACGATCGACGAGACGACACCGGAACGGACCTGGCCCTTCTGAAGGGTCGTCAGGAACGTCTGGCGGACCTCGGACTGGGTCTGCTCGAGCCAGGCGCGGCGGGACAGGACCACGTTGTTGCGGTTCTTGTCCAGCTCGATGATCTTGGCCTCGAGCTCCTTGCCGACGTACGGCTGCAGGTCGCGGACGCGGCGCATCTCCACCAGCGAGGCGGGGAGGAAGCCACGGAGGCCGATGTCCAGGATGAGACCACCCTTGACGACCTCGATCACCGTGCCGGTGACGATGCCGTCCTCCTCCTTGATCTTCTCGATCGTGCCCCAGGCGCGCTCGTACTGGGCGCGCTTCTTGGACAGGATCAGACGGCCTTCCTTGTCCTCCTTCTGGAGAACCAGGGCCTCGATCTCATCGCCGACGGAAACGACCTCGGACGGGTCGACGTCGTGCTTGATGGAGAGTTCGCGGGAGGGGATGACGCCCTCGGTCTTGTAACCGATGTCGAGGAGAACCTCGTCCCGGTCGACCTTGACGATGACGCCTTCGACGATGTCGCCATCGTTGAAGTACTTGATGGTCTCGTCGATCGCGGCGAGGAAGTCCTCAGCCGAACCGATGTCGTTGACCGCGACCTGGGGCGGGGTGTGCAGTGCGGGGTTGGCCTCGACGGTGCTCGTCATGTGGTGGGTTGCTCCGGATACGGATAATTGGTCGGGTGGTCTGCGAGCGGACGGCTCC of the Sporichthya polymorpha DSM 43042 genome contains:
- a CDS encoding MFS transporter — encoded protein: MSPVERRLLAAACLTTTLVPISSTMIAVALPDVREDFGLSVAAAVWLVSSYLVVTAAGQPVAGSLGDRLGRHRLVVFGIVGFGAASILGAAAPTFEIAVAARCIQAVCGALALVNAAATVRTVLPAERRGRAFGLIGASATLSAAAGPPVGGVAVAAAGWRGTFLAVLPLVALALITVLRWLPAGEAAEPARSRSRFDILGSVLLLGTLSLSAVLVNQLSTDRPATLLVGLGAAATVFAFLFARQERAHPQPVLDLGVLRVRAVAAAGLAIGASNLAMYLVLLAVPLLIEGHTSSAGAGVILAPMLVGSGVFSPIGGRLADRYGRRAPAMGGCVLLALAMGGMVPLDLHENVVLTAVLLGLAGVGLGLSTSAIVTAGAEALPAAQAGVAAGVSSSSRYLGSILGTSLLAVLVDSGTGRPVFAVAAAAAVVSALAAAAFVPDRLAR
- a CDS encoding PEP-utilizing enzyme; translated protein: MSELVEERVVTAISHDQIAAPGSGTWVLDASHCPRPVCRFAAPLFRSGFQRGFGETFARYGVLLDHMDVAVIRGFIYNQLRVLGAPPEAVNHPPKEIFDQILAGSPPHQERLATADLVWATRRWREDLERWDTLEKPARAARRDALDAVDLASLSDEELLEHLAICRDEVIEGWYVHHRYNGAALLPVGDYVVHALGWTGCSPSDLLMALAGTSPVSSGGGPELAALAAAVRTDPGAQALATAERDPAEIIDALAGWGGAVGAAFAAYERVVRFLAIEGEDSIGMPCTIEEPELMVSRLRAALAAPAVDPAQTAAQAACAAIREAVPPEHRAEFDDLLTEARLLYRMRDERAVHGDRAVGAVTRRALLEVGRRLVQRQLLDAPDHAVDLDYDEAAALLRDGVGPDPAEVARRVFWRLSADYRELPPIFGEVPGPPLPAEWLPPAAARIHVAFGFAIDAVLGDVGPTAAVEDGVVRGMPVGGGVREGIAKVLRGADDLDRIEPGDVLVTTSTGPAFNLVLPMLAGLVTDRGGLLSHAAIVAREFALPAVVGCAIATLSIPDGARVRIDGDAGTVTLL
- a CDS encoding CpsD/CapB family tyrosine-protein kinase — its product is MGNFGGIRFGRRVLRRWWVVAVLIALGAGLAVATAPSAAERLRSSPGSASTELVFSPDATTASTSQARQQLELASRVAAQPEVADAAAERNMLLRSDLFSDTVTVALDEEAGSIVVTATTGDDSPAAVEVAAAYAQAAADYIAATTGISLRPIGTPVAAPRTTERIPSDPYERGALGALAGLVLGVLLAGTIAPGRDGRLHDRRSLERAYRSSVLIEIPRTRARARYAGYVAFLARPTGTVAEAYRVLRCAVLNRGKQGEAAPRVIAVTSPNRGDGRSSVARNLAAALAESGRRVLLVDCDFGHPTAHYGVGIQPNTGLSDLLAAADPGARLAEVVQQTETPGVLVLSIGTRGGREPGQLASALPQVLTVARRLVDVIVLDSEPLACAGDALDALEIADAVLIVAKAGRTHRGAAKQTADLLERCGTVDKVAGLVLIGTSRETEVRTPYLITRPAAEYDNGTTAVPAWDDSPAELVGGRS
- the coaE gene encoding dephospho-CoA kinase, whose product is MRGVLIAVTGGIGSGKTTVTDLLEAKGAVIVDADVIAREVVEPGTPGLAALVEAFGPEILAADGALDRPRLAAIAFADPDARARLNGIVHPLVRARSKELTEGAPPGSIVVQAIPLLAETAGRGNFDLVVVVDVDPEVAVQRLVAWRGMTEEDARARIAAQASREERLAIADVVLDNSADRAHLETQVDRLWADLQRRARP
- the rpsA gene encoding 30S ribosomal protein S1, with protein sequence MTSTVEANPALHTPPQVAVNDIGSAEDFLAAIDETIKYFNDGDIVEGVIVKVDRDEVLLDIGYKTEGVIPSRELSIKHDVDPSEVVSVGDEIEALVLQKEDKEGRLILSKKRAQYERAWGTIEKIKEEDGIVTGTVIEVVKGGLILDIGLRGFLPASLVEMRRVRDLQPYVGKELEAKIIELDKNRNNVVLSRRAWLEQTQSEVRQTFLTTLQKGQVRSGVVSSIVNFGAFVDLGGVDGLVHVSELSWKHIDHPSEVVEVGQEVTVEVLDVDMDRERVSLSLKATQEDPWQQFARTHAIGQVVPGRVTKLVPFGAFVRVDEGIEGLVHISELAERHVEIPEQVVQVGDEIFVKVIDIDLERRRISLSLKQANENAGAIGDDEHFDPAQYGMPAEYDEQGNYVYPEGFDPETNEWLPGHEAAREKWEAQYAAARERFEAHRKQMRAAAEADAEAGAAAAAPSTYSSEGSSDTDGGTLASDEALAALREKLTGRS